In the genome of Desulfuromonas sp. DDH964, one region contains:
- a CDS encoding bifunctional homocysteine S-methyltransferase/methylenetetrahydrofolate reductase, which produces MTRKNPLPLPARLVTEIVIGDGAMGTLLYSRGVPLETNFEHLNLVRPELVRQVHEDYFRAGARLLETNTFGANALRLGSVGLAHRTADINLAGARLARQAAGREGLVAGAVGPLIPPRGETSELPREQKRAIFHQQMEALAEGGVDLFLLETFAGLDDLELALAVAAALGLPAIAQMAFLEGGRTREGVSAEAAAARLTAAGAAGLGANCGSGPRELHQVLQRLAAVSTLPLTAFANSGFPEYHEGRYIYLATPEYFAAAGRDLVLAGATLVGGCCGTTPEHIAALAASLAGMQPVVRPRPLAPLPRPAPRPVAAVSEGRWLERRAAGAVVTVELDPPRGFDCSKVLAAARQLAAAGVDAINLAENPLARIRLGNLALAREIQEATGVEVIVHVTGRDRNLIGLHSELMGAHLLGIRSVLAVTGDPVAVGGEAGATSVFDLNSIGLLELLAALNAGRNLLGSELGGHSQFLLGAAFNPNLPSIEGQLRRLEKKLAAGARFVQTQPVYSRTILERLLERTADFGVPVLVGILPLVSERNAEFLHNEVPGISLPEEVRKRMRGLSGAAGVAAGMAIAEELITAGEGRVAGWYLMPPFGKVELALGLLRRIRAGG; this is translated from the coding sequence ATGACCCGAAAAAATCCCCTGCCGCTGCCAGCGCGCCTGGTCACCGAGATCGTCATTGGTGACGGCGCCATGGGCACCCTGCTTTACAGCCGCGGGGTGCCGCTGGAGACCAATTTCGAGCACCTCAACCTGGTGCGCCCGGAACTGGTACGCCAGGTCCATGAAGATTATTTCAGGGCCGGTGCCCGGCTGCTGGAGACCAACACCTTTGGCGCCAATGCCCTGCGCCTGGGATCGGTCGGGTTGGCGCACCGCACTGCCGATATCAATCTGGCCGGTGCCCGTCTGGCCCGCCAGGCCGCCGGCCGCGAGGGGCTGGTCGCCGGCGCCGTCGGACCGTTGATCCCTCCCCGCGGCGAGACCAGTGAACTGCCCCGTGAGCAGAAACGGGCGATTTTTCACCAGCAGATGGAAGCCCTCGCCGAAGGGGGCGTCGACCTCTTTCTCCTTGAGACCTTTGCCGGTCTCGACGATCTCGAACTGGCGCTGGCGGTAGCGGCGGCCCTCGGCCTGCCGGCGATCGCGCAGATGGCCTTTCTCGAAGGGGGACGTACCCGGGAAGGGGTGAGCGCCGAAGCGGCCGCTGCACGTTTGACCGCGGCCGGTGCCGCTGGTCTGGGTGCCAACTGCGGCTCCGGGCCCCGGGAACTGCACCAGGTGCTGCAGCGGCTGGCAGCGGTCTCGACCCTGCCGCTGACGGCTTTTGCCAATTCCGGTTTTCCCGAGTACCACGAGGGGCGTTACATCTACCTCGCCACCCCCGAGTATTTTGCTGCCGCCGGCCGTGACCTGGTGCTGGCCGGCGCCACCCTGGTCGGCGGCTGCTGCGGGACCACCCCGGAACATATTGCCGCCCTGGCCGCCAGCCTCGCGGGGATGCAGCCTGTGGTGCGGCCACGGCCGCTTGCACCCTTGCCGCGGCCGGCACCGCGACCGGTCGCCGCTGTTTCCGAAGGGCGCTGGCTGGAACGTCGCGCCGCCGGGGCGGTCGTCACCGTCGAACTCGACCCGCCGCGGGGTTTCGACTGCAGCAAGGTCCTCGCCGCTGCCCGGCAGCTGGCCGCGGCGGGGGTTGATGCCATCAACCTGGCGGAGAATCCCCTCGCCCGCATCCGCCTCGGCAACCTCGCCCTCGCCCGGGAGATCCAGGAGGCGACCGGGGTCGAGGTGATCGTGCATGTCACCGGCCGGGACCGCAACCTGATCGGACTCCACTCGGAGCTGATGGGGGCCCATCTGCTCGGCATTCGTTCGGTGCTGGCGGTAACCGGGGATCCGGTAGCGGTGGGGGGGGAGGCCGGGGCCACCAGCGTCTTCGACCTCAACTCGATCGGCCTGCTGGAACTCCTCGCGGCGCTCAACGCGGGACGCAACCTGCTCGGCAGCGAACTCGGCGGCCACAGTCAGTTTCTGCTCGGTGCGGCCTTCAATCCCAACCTGCCCAGCATCGAGGGGCAACTGCGCCGGCTCGAAAAGAAGCTGGCCGCCGGAGCTCGATTCGTCCAGACCCAGCCGGTCTATTCGCGGACCATTCTGGAGCGGCTGCTGGAACGGACGGCTGATTTCGGCGTACCGGTGCTGGTCGGCATCCTCCCCCTGGTCAGTGAGCGGAACGCCGAATTCCTGCACAACGAGGTGCCGGGGATTTCGCTGCCGGAGGAGGTGCGCAAGCGGATGCGCGGTTTGAGCGGTGCTGCCGGGGTTGCGGCGGGGATGGCAATCGCGGAAGAGCTGATCACCGCAGGGGAGGGGCGGGTGGCGGGCTGGTACCTGATGCCACCCTTCGGCAAGGTCGAACTCGCCCTGGGCTTGTTGCGCAGGATTCGCGCGGGGGGCTAG
- the htpX gene encoding zinc metalloprotease HtpX: MNTLRTILLMTVLTLVLVLAGGAIGGRGGALFALIMAGVMNFVSYWFSDKIVIKMYRGREVTSGTLYEVVQDLALRGNLPMPKVYVLPQPTPNAFATGRNPEHAVVAATEGILQILSREELRGVMAHELAHVRHRDILIGSMAATISGAIAYLAHMAQWALIFGGGRDDRDSNPIAMILMMILAPIAAVLVQMAISRSREFEADKGGARLAGSPFELASALRKLEAANSRAPMPQVNEATAHMFIVNPLRGAGLRSLFSTHPPVEERIRRLESMTIG, translated from the coding sequence ATGAACACCCTGCGCACGATTCTGCTGATGACGGTTCTGACCCTGGTGCTGGTCCTTGCCGGTGGCGCCATCGGCGGCCGCGGCGGCGCGCTCTTCGCGCTGATCATGGCCGGGGTGATGAATTTTGTCTCCTACTGGTTTTCCGACAAGATCGTCATCAAGATGTACCGCGGCCGGGAGGTGACCAGCGGCACGCTCTATGAGGTGGTTCAGGATCTCGCCCTGCGCGGCAACCTGCCGATGCCCAAGGTCTATGTCCTGCCGCAGCCGACCCCCAACGCCTTTGCGACCGGCCGCAACCCGGAACATGCCGTAGTTGCGGCCACCGAAGGGATCCTGCAGATTCTCAGCCGCGAAGAGTTGCGTGGCGTGATGGCCCATGAACTCGCCCATGTTCGCCACCGCGATATCCTCATTGGCTCGATGGCGGCGACTATCTCCGGCGCGATTGCCTATCTCGCCCACATGGCCCAGTGGGCCCTGATCTTCGGTGGCGGTCGCGATGACCGGGATAGCAACCCGATCGCCATGATCCTGATGATGATCCTGGCGCCAATTGCCGCGGTCCTGGTGCAGATGGCGATTTCCCGCTCCCGGGAGTTCGAGGCCGACAAGGGGGGAGCCAGGCTGGCGGGCAGCCCCTTCGAGCTGGCCAGCGCCCTGCGCAAGCTGGAGGCAGCCAACAGCCGGGCGCCGATGCCCCAGGTCAACGAGGCGACGGCCCACATGTTCATCGTCAACCCGCTGCGGGGTGCCGGCCTGCGGTCGCTCTTTTCCACCCACCCGCCGGTCGAGGAACGGATCCGCCGGTTGGAGAGCATGACGATCGGCTGA
- a CDS encoding CoA pyrophosphatase, producing MARFRRISDILARHQPQQIPLGRLRPAAVLLPVYRRGDEETILFTRRTDHLEHHSGEISFPGGARHPEDPDLAATALRETEEEMGIARADVTLLGRLDDFYSIHGYHVVPFVGTFSWPYPFRVNREEIASVIEIPVARLRDPAIFHSEDWLHQGRRHPVHFYLIDGQQIWGLTAAILKQYLDLTV from the coding sequence ATGGCACGATTCAGGCGGATCAGCGATATCCTCGCCCGCCACCAGCCGCAGCAGATCCCCCTGGGGCGGCTGCGGCCGGCGGCGGTACTGTTGCCGGTCTACCGGCGCGGCGACGAGGAGACGATCCTCTTTACCCGGCGCACCGATCATCTGGAACATCACAGCGGGGAGATCTCCTTCCCCGGCGGCGCCCGGCATCCGGAAGACCCCGACCTGGCGGCAACGGCGCTGCGGGAGACGGAAGAGGAGATGGGAATTGCCCGCGCCGACGTCACCCTGCTGGGGCGGCTCGACGATTTCTACTCGATCCACGGCTACCACGTCGTCCCCTTCGTCGGTACCTTCTCCTGGCCCTATCCGTTCCGGGTCAACCGGGAGGAGATCGCCTCGGTGATCGAAATCCCGGTCGCCCGGCTGCGTGACCCTGCCATCTTTCACAGCGAGGACTGGCTGCACCAGGGGCGGCGCCACCCGGTCCATTTCTATCTCATCGACGGTCAGCAGATCTGGGGTCTGACCGCGGCGATCCTGAAACAGTATCTTGACCTTACCGTTTGA
- the rpe gene encoding ribulose-phosphate 3-epimerase produces MIKIAPSILSADFARLGEEVRAIASADYVHVDVMDGHFVPNLTIGPPVVAALRKVTDLPLDIHLMIENPDRYIADFAAAGADIITVHQEAAVHLHRTVQLIKGLGKKAGVSINPATPVAALEVILDEVDLVLVMSVNPGFGGQSFIPAALTKIDQLRREIDRRGLRVELEVDGGVKTDNIGLIARAGADVFVAGSAVFGNGDYAATIAELRSAAVSVKV; encoded by the coding sequence ATGATCAAGATCGCCCCTTCGATTCTCTCCGCCGATTTCGCCCGCCTCGGTGAGGAGGTGCGTGCCATCGCCAGCGCCGACTATGTCCATGTCGATGTCATGGATGGCCATTTCGTCCCCAACCTGACCATCGGCCCGCCGGTGGTGGCGGCGCTGCGCAAAGTCACCGACCTCCCCCTCGATATTCATCTGATGATCGAAAACCCGGATCGCTACATCGCCGACTTCGCCGCCGCCGGGGCCGACATCATCACTGTCCACCAGGAGGCCGCCGTCCACCTCCATCGCACGGTCCAGCTGATCAAGGGGCTCGGCAAAAAGGCCGGCGTGTCGATCAACCCGGCGACCCCGGTTGCGGCCCTGGAGGTGATCCTTGATGAAGTCGACCTGGTGCTGGTGATGAGCGTCAATCCCGGTTTCGGCGGGCAGAGCTTCATTCCCGCGGCGCTGACCAAGATCGATCAGCTGCGGCGCGAAATCGACCGTCGCGGATTGCGCGTTGAGCTGGAGGTCGATGGCGGCGTCAAGACCGACAATATCGGGCTGATCGCCCGGGCCGGGGCTGACGTCTTTGTTGCCGGCAGCGCGGTCTTCGGTAATGGTGACTACGCCGCGACCATCGCCGAGTTGCGGAGCGCGGCGGTTTCGGTCAAGGTCTGA
- a CDS encoding FAD-dependent oxidoreductase: MAQVVFSSWGRKIVDNRQGGEADLASLKLKLAENYLSEGKIGAFMGWDGIVLIDRATDVVAMAAEYMKRVQEKYCCAKCTPGKKGTRVLQDTLARIVAGHGEEQDLEIIEDLASLLETCKCTLCMTSAIPVFDAVKHFRQDFLDYIGGKRKPSPAKAYREKLTAPCMDRCPAHIDIPAYIEEIKDYRFDGALDVIRRNMPIPAVCGRVCPHPCEKACRRALVDDPISIMVLKRVPSDHEWMHHRQPPMLPKPRKDKRVCVVGAGPAGVTCAYYLLLEGYQVTILEMLNEPGGTVAVGIPDYRMPRHLLRRDIEIITSLGGEIRYNTKLGRDVSLKQLKEEYDAVFLGTGAFKSKPMGVEGEDAGYEGFSPGGIHYLRAVALGQPIETPKRVIVVGGGNTAIDCVRVALREGAEESILVYRRTRKEMPAESYEVDDAEEENVKFEFLRNPTRLIAENGKVVGVEVVVMELGEPDESGRRRPAPKPGSEYIIPCDLVIPAIGQDPDLSYLGEEDFGIKQTRWNSIVTHGGTMMTDCEGVFAGGDCEYGAMTVVVAVGHGRRAARVMDRWLTEGKAYLDQEDAMEDLVNQLGVFDEKENVGILGGLHREHQPKISGAERAKNYEEIELAMPESQAVREAERCLRCYRVGMVAVN; this comes from the coding sequence TTGGCTCAGGTCGTTTTTTCCAGTTGGGGACGCAAGATCGTCGATAACCGCCAGGGTGGCGAGGCGGATCTGGCGTCACTGAAACTCAAGCTCGCCGAGAACTATCTCAGTGAAGGCAAGATCGGCGCTTTCATGGGCTGGGACGGCATTGTGCTGATCGACCGCGCCACCGACGTGGTGGCCATGGCGGCCGAGTATATGAAACGGGTCCAGGAAAAGTACTGCTGTGCCAAGTGTACCCCGGGCAAGAAGGGGACGCGGGTACTGCAGGACACCCTCGCGCGGATTGTCGCCGGTCACGGCGAAGAACAGGACCTGGAGATCATCGAAGACCTGGCGTCGTTGCTGGAAACCTGCAAATGCACCCTCTGCATGACTTCGGCGATTCCGGTCTTTGACGCGGTGAAACATTTCCGTCAGGATTTTCTCGATTATATCGGCGGCAAGCGCAAGCCGAGCCCGGCCAAGGCATACCGGGAGAAGCTCACCGCCCCCTGCATGGACCGCTGCCCGGCCCATATCGATATCCCCGCCTATATCGAAGAGATCAAGGATTACCGCTTCGACGGGGCTCTCGATGTGATCCGCCGCAACATGCCGATCCCCGCCGTCTGCGGCCGGGTCTGCCCGCATCCCTGCGAGAAGGCCTGTCGCCGGGCCCTGGTCGACGATCCGATCAGCATCATGGTGCTCAAGCGCGTCCCCTCCGACCATGAATGGATGCATCACCGGCAGCCGCCGATGCTTCCGAAACCGCGCAAGGACAAGAGGGTCTGCGTGGTCGGCGCCGGGCCGGCCGGCGTGACCTGCGCCTACTACCTGCTGCTCGAGGGCTACCAGGTGACGATCCTCGAGATGCTCAATGAGCCGGGCGGGACCGTGGCCGTCGGCATCCCCGACTACCGCATGCCGCGCCACCTGCTGCGGCGCGACATCGAGATCATCACCAGTCTCGGCGGCGAAATCCGCTACAATACCAAGCTCGGCCGCGATGTCTCCCTCAAGCAGCTCAAGGAAGAGTACGACGCGGTCTTCCTCGGCACCGGCGCCTTCAAGTCGAAACCGATGGGGGTCGAAGGCGAGGACGCCGGCTATGAAGGCTTCTCCCCCGGTGGTATCCATTACCTGCGGGCGGTGGCCCTCGGCCAGCCGATCGAGACGCCGAAACGGGTGATCGTCGTTGGTGGCGGCAACACCGCCATCGACTGTGTCCGGGTCGCCCTGCGCGAAGGGGCCGAGGAATCGATCCTGGTCTACCGCCGGACCCGCAAGGAGATGCCGGCCGAGTCCTATGAGGTCGACGACGCTGAAGAAGAGAACGTCAAATTCGAATTCCTGCGCAATCCGACCCGCCTGATCGCCGAGAACGGCAAGGTCGTCGGCGTCGAGGTGGTGGTGATGGAGCTCGGCGAACCGGACGAGTCGGGACGGCGCCGGCCGGCGCCGAAGCCGGGGAGCGAGTACATCATCCCCTGTGATCTGGTCATCCCGGCCATCGGACAGGATCCTGACCTCTCCTACCTCGGGGAGGAGGATTTTGGCATCAAGCAGACCCGCTGGAACAGCATCGTCACCCATGGCGGGACGATGATGACCGATTGCGAAGGGGTTTTCGCCGGGGGCGACTGCGAGTATGGGGCGATGACCGTCGTGGTTGCGGTCGGCCATGGCCGGCGCGCCGCCCGGGTCATGGATCGCTGGCTGACCGAAGGGAAGGCCTATCTCGACCAGGAAGACGCCATGGAGGATTTGGTCAACCAGCTCGGCGTCTTTGACGAGAAGGAGAATGTCGGCATCCTCGGCGGTCTGCACCGGGAGCACCAGCCCAAGATTTCCGGCGCCGAGCGGGCCAAGAACTACGAGGAGATCGAACTGGCAATGCCAGAGAGCCAGGCGGTGCGCGAAGCCGAACGCTGCCTGCGCTGCTACCGGGTTGGAATGGTAGCCGTCAATTGA
- a CDS encoding c-type heme family protein, whose amino-acid sequence MRSSRPVGLLTKINLIIAGILLVFFALATWINYRQQRAVTIAEAVEKSRIIAFEVIRAREYLSAELTAGKIQLSPERYGLIPIVAANRIGQLVARDLDYRIHQVSDRYRNPQNAPDAYESLALERFRSAPNLHEEYTITTLDGEPVFRYLQAFSAEASCLECHGRPADAPDFIKTLFPPASDRAYNYQVGELIGAASITIPMDRLERQVSANLRRDLFYSGGIFLALITCLGLLTRQAITRPLAQLGAAIGTIIRTGRFEEKISRRSRDEIGVLIDGFNDMIDHLGERTRELEESEQRFRVMTDTARDAMVSFLANGQIILFNREAERIFGYSKREILGVSIARLLPDNCPSWPGGEVEEYLAAHAGNLLREVQSISGRRRDGTPLTLELSLSVADSDGHLFYTAILRAQD is encoded by the coding sequence ATGAGATCATCCCGCCCGGTTGGGCTCCTCACCAAGATCAACCTGATCATTGCCGGCATCCTGCTGGTCTTTTTTGCCCTGGCCACCTGGATCAACTACCGCCAGCAGCGGGCGGTGACGATCGCGGAGGCGGTGGAAAAGTCGCGGATCATCGCCTTCGAGGTGATTCGCGCCCGCGAGTACCTCTCGGCCGAGCTCACCGCAGGGAAGATTCAGCTTTCGCCCGAGCGCTACGGGCTGATACCGATCGTTGCCGCCAACCGGATCGGCCAGCTGGTGGCCAGGGATCTCGATTACCGCATTCACCAGGTTTCCGACCGCTACCGCAATCCGCAGAACGCCCCGGACGCATACGAAAGCCTGGCGCTGGAACGGTTCCGCAGCGCCCCGAATCTGCACGAGGAATACACGATAACCACCCTCGACGGCGAACCGGTGTTTCGCTACCTGCAGGCGTTCTCCGCCGAGGCCAGCTGTCTCGAATGCCACGGCCGGCCGGCGGACGCTCCCGACTTCATCAAGACCCTCTTTCCGCCCGCCAGCGACCGCGCCTACAACTACCAGGTCGGTGAGTTGATCGGGGCCGCCTCGATCACCATCCCCATGGACCGCTTAGAGCGCCAGGTGAGTGCCAACCTGCGTCGGGATCTCTTTTACAGCGGCGGCATCTTCCTGGCGCTGATCACCTGTCTCGGCCTCCTCACCCGGCAGGCGATTACCCGGCCCCTCGCCCAGCTCGGCGCCGCCATCGGCACCATCATCCGCACCGGCCGCTTCGAGGAGAAGATCTCCCGCCGCAGCCGGGATGAAATCGGGGTTTTGATCGATGGTTTCAACGACATGATCGATCATCTCGGCGAACGGACCCGGGAACTGGAAGAGTCGGAGCAGCGCTTCCGGGTGATGACCGATACTGCCCGCGATGCCATGGTCTCCTTCCTCGCCAACGGCCAGATCATCCTCTTCAACCGGGAAGCGGAACGGATTTTCGGCTACAGCAAACGCGAAATCCTCGGGGTCTCGATTGCCCGCCTGTTGCCGGACAATTGCCCGTCCTGGCCGGGGGGAGAGGTCGAAGAGTATCTGGCCGCCCACGCCGGGAACCTGCTCCGTGAAGTGCAGAGCATCTCCGGCCGGCGCCGGGATGGAACGCCCCTCACCCTGGAGCTCTCCCTTTCGGTGGCCGACTCCGACGGCCATCTCTTCTATACCGCGATCCTCCGCGCCCAGGACTGA
- the grxC gene encoding glutaredoxin 3, with product MNQVEIYTKSYCPYCQRAKELLRIKGVEFAEYDVTGDPAKEQEMRTRSGRTTVPEIFIADNLIGGCSELFDLDERGELDRLLDLN from the coding sequence ATGAATCAAGTCGAAATCTACACCAAGAGCTACTGTCCCTACTGCCAGCGCGCCAAGGAACTGCTGCGCATCAAGGGGGTCGAGTTCGCCGAATATGACGTTACCGGCGATCCCGCCAAAGAGCAGGAGATGCGGACCCGGTCAGGAAGGACCACCGTTCCCGAAATTTTCATCGCCGACAACCTGATCGGCGGTTGCAGCGAACTCTTCGACCTCGATGAAAGGGGCGAACTCGACCGCCTGCTTGATCTCAACTAG
- the rsmB gene encoding 16S rRNA (cytosine(967)-C(5))-methyltransferase RsmB, whose translation MPKPDARRSAFDVLTRVETGAFADLALSAALDALADARDRGLATELVYGVLRRQGKLDFALARFCKQPLPKLEPAVLRLLRLGAYQLLELDRVPARAAVHASVELARELGLQRATGFINGVLRSLDRGRSEIPWPDPERQPLACLEQSLSLPHWLARRWLTEMGAAEALALGEALQAPAPFCLRVNTLRCSREALLTAFAAAGHEVAPTAFAPEGIVLLRRADAPLPGEAEGWFQVQDEASMLIPHLLGAQPGEMLLDTCAAPGGKTTQLAALTANQARITALDLHPQRAALVANGAARLGCKEISVRAWDMTRRPDFIAAGSIDRILVDAPCSGLGVLRRNPELRWRRQPDDPRRLAGLQGSILASAAPLLKPGGHLLYSVCTQTDEETVEVVAAFLAAHPEYAREDLRPLVPEHWRPLFDGSGALRTLPHQHDGMDAFWAVRLQRQS comes from the coding sequence ATGCCGAAACCTGACGCCCGCCGCTCCGCCTTCGATGTGCTCACCCGGGTCGAGACCGGGGCCTTTGCCGATCTCGCCCTCTCTGCCGCCCTTGATGCCCTGGCTGACGCCCGGGATCGGGGCTTGGCCACCGAACTGGTCTACGGCGTGCTGCGCCGGCAGGGGAAGCTCGATTTCGCCCTGGCCCGGTTCTGCAAACAACCGCTCCCCAAACTCGAGCCGGCGGTGCTGCGGTTGCTGCGCCTGGGCGCCTACCAGTTACTCGAACTCGATCGGGTGCCAGCGCGGGCCGCGGTGCATGCCAGCGTCGAACTGGCCAGGGAGCTTGGCCTGCAGCGGGCGACCGGGTTTATCAATGGCGTCCTGCGCAGCCTCGACCGCGGCCGCAGCGAGATCCCCTGGCCCGACCCCGAGCGCCAGCCCCTCGCCTGCCTGGAACAGAGCCTGTCGCTGCCGCACTGGCTGGCCCGGCGCTGGCTGACCGAAATGGGGGCTGCCGAGGCGCTCGCCCTGGGGGAGGCGCTGCAGGCGCCGGCACCCTTCTGCCTGCGCGTCAATACCCTGCGCTGCAGCCGGGAGGCGTTGCTGACGGCATTTGCCGCCGCCGGCCACGAGGTGGCGCCGACCGCCTTCGCCCCCGAGGGGATCGTCCTGTTGCGACGCGCGGATGCACCCCTGCCCGGGGAGGCCGAGGGGTGGTTCCAGGTGCAGGATGAGGCGAGCATGCTGATTCCGCACCTGCTCGGTGCTCAGCCGGGGGAGATGCTGCTCGACACCTGCGCGGCCCCGGGGGGGAAGACGACCCAGCTCGCCGCACTGACGGCGAACCAGGCCCGGATCACGGCTCTCGACCTCCACCCGCAGCGTGCTGCGCTGGTGGCAAACGGTGCCGCCCGGCTCGGCTGCAAGGAGATCAGCGTGCGGGCCTGGGATATGACCCGCCGCCCCGACTTTATCGCCGCGGGCAGCATCGACCGGATACTGGTCGACGCCCCCTGCAGCGGCCTGGGTGTCCTGCGCCGCAATCCCGAACTCCGCTGGCGCCGCCAGCCCGATGACCCGCGGCGGCTGGCCGGGTTGCAGGGGAGCATTCTCGCCAGCGCCGCCCCGTTGCTTAAACCCGGCGGGCATCTGCTCTACTCGGTCTGCACCCAGACGGATGAAGAGACCGTGGAGGTGGTGGCCGCTTTTCTTGCCGCCCATCCGGAATATGCGCGCGAGGACCTGCGCCCCCTGGTCCCGGAGCATTGGCGTCCCCTCTTCGATGGGAGCGGGGCCCTTCGTACCCTGCCCCACCAGCATGACGGCATGGATGCCTTCTGGGCGGTACGGCTGCAGCGGCAGTCCTGA